The following are encoded together in the Anaerostipes caccae L1-92 genome:
- the dhaL gene encoding dihydroxyacetone kinase subunit DhaL, which yields MSSFKNAEAGIIVDKLIKTIQEQRDYLSEIDGKIGDGDHGINMNKGFTMCEEKLKGQTYNMSEGLCTLGETLLEDIGGSMGPLYGLLFDELSAASEDKDEIDAEVFGEMISGAVEGIQEISPAKVGDKTLLDTLIPAKDAFMEAKDAGKDFAECLDAMNEAAKKGWESTKDLVAKIGRASRLGERSRGVLDAGATSCYFIVTTLGTAAKELLG from the coding sequence ATGTCAAGTTTTAAAAATGCAGAAGCAGGAATCATCGTAGATAAGCTGATCAAGACGATTCAGGAGCAGAGAGATTATCTGAGCGAGATTGACGGAAAGATCGGCGATGGTGACCACGGCATTAACATGAATAAAGGTTTTACCATGTGTGAGGAAAAGCTCAAGGGACAGACCTATAATATGAGTGAAGGACTCTGTACTCTCGGTGAGACTTTACTGGAGGATATCGGCGGTTCTATGGGACCTCTTTATGGTCTGTTGTTTGATGAACTCTCTGCGGCAAGCGAAGATAAAGATGAAATCGATGCTGAAGTATTCGGAGAGATGATCAGCGGAGCCGTGGAGGGAATCCAGGAAATCAGTCCGGCAAAGGTCGGCGACAAGACTCTGCTGGATACTCTGATTCCGGCAAAGGATGCTTTTATGGAAGCGAAAGATGCAGGCAAAGACTTTGCTGAGTGTCTGGATGCTATGAACGAAGCGGCAAAAAAGGGATGGGAATCTACGAAAGATCTGGTAGCTAAGATCGGACGTGCAAGCCGCCTTGGAGAACGTTCCAGAGGGGTTCTGGATGCGGGAGCTACAAGCTGTTACTTTATTGTGACCACGCTTGGAACAGCTGCAAAAGAGCTGTTGGGTTAA
- a CDS encoding dihydroxyacetone kinase subunit DhaK — translation MNRIVNNPDYAVEDMLKGFVKTHKDIVAPTEDPRVLKYKDAPVEGKVGIVTGGGSGHKPAFIGYIGKNMCDAVAVGEIFSSPTAKAFLDAMKEADSGKGVACLYGNYAGDNMNVKMAMRKAKKLGIEVKTVVANDDCASAPKDELEKRRGVAGEVLMWKVGGAKASMGADLDGIIAAAQKAINNTRSVGIGTAPCTIPAVGHPNFEIKDGTMEVGIGHHGEPGINVQPLKTASEIADEMLDIILPDLPFAEGDEVVVLLSGLGATPVMEQYIVYDRVEEVLAEKGISVHKAYVGNYFTSLEMMGVTLTVMKLDDELKECIDMPCDSVGLKQL, via the coding sequence ATGAATCGAATTGTAAACAATCCTGATTATGCTGTTGAGGATATGCTGAAAGGATTTGTAAAGACACATAAAGACATTGTGGCACCTACGGAAGATCCTCGTGTCCTGAAATATAAGGATGCACCTGTGGAAGGAAAGGTAGGAATCGTCACCGGGGGAGGCTCCGGGCATAAACCTGCATTCATCGGTTATATCGGTAAGAATATGTGTGATGCAGTAGCCGTGGGAGAAATTTTTTCATCACCGACAGCAAAGGCTTTCTTAGATGCCATGAAAGAGGCTGATTCCGGAAAAGGTGTTGCGTGCCTTTACGGAAACTATGCAGGCGATAACATGAACGTCAAGATGGCTATGAGAAAAGCAAAGAAGCTTGGAATTGAAGTAAAGACTGTTGTGGCAAATGATGACTGTGCGTCTGCACCGAAAGATGAACTGGAAAAACGCCGCGGTGTTGCGGGCGAAGTGCTCATGTGGAAAGTCGGGGGAGCGAAGGCTTCTATGGGTGCTGATCTGGACGGAATCATCGCAGCGGCACAGAAAGCGATCAACAACACGAGATCCGTAGGAATCGGAACTGCACCGTGTACCATCCCTGCTGTGGGGCATCCGAACTTTGAGATCAAGGACGGAACGATGGAAGTTGGAATCGGACACCACGGGGAGCCGGGAATCAATGTACAGCCATTAAAGACTGCAAGTGAGATCGCAGACGAGATGCTGGATATTATCCTTCCGGACCTGCCGTTTGCAGAGGGAGACGAAGTGGTAGTGCTTCTGTCAGGCCTGGGGGCAACTCCGGTGATGGAACAGTACATCGTCTATGACCGTGTGGAAGAAGTTCTCGCAGAAAAAGGAATCAGTGTTCACAAGGCATATGTGGGTAATTACTTTACTTCCCTTGAGATGATGGGTGTGACACTTACTGTGATGAAGCTTGACGATGAACTGAAAGAATGCATCGACATGCCCTGCGACTCTGTCGGTTTAAAACAGCTGTAA
- a CDS encoding sugar phosphate isomerase/epimerase family protein: MNFKFGVDTFIWAEAYGEEHLWIIPKAKELGFEVIDFAISNPFTFPVEKVKAELERVGIDCVCTTTLTPETNPISPDAEIRAEGVKAMKKCVDICNELGAPILGGVNYAGWGYLTKKPRTEEEWNWGVECMREVAEYAKETGDVTICVECVNRFETHFLNIAEDAVAFCKDVGTGNVKVHLDCFHMIREEKSFAGAVKTCGKEYLGYIHVNENDRGIPGTGLVPFKEFFNALVEIGYDGPLVIESFDPSFEELSGNCAIWRKFADTGEELAIEGLKNLKAIAAEI, encoded by the coding sequence ATGAATTTTAAATTTGGAGTGGATACGTTTATCTGGGCAGAAGCATATGGAGAAGAACATCTCTGGATCATCCCTAAGGCGAAAGAACTGGGATTTGAAGTCATTGACTTTGCGATCTCCAACCCATTCACATTTCCTGTAGAAAAAGTGAAGGCAGAGTTAGAGAGAGTAGGCATCGACTGTGTCTGCACTACCACGCTGACACCTGAAACCAATCCGATCTCTCCGGATGCTGAGATTCGTGCAGAAGGTGTAAAAGCCATGAAAAAATGTGTGGATATCTGCAACGAACTGGGTGCACCGATTTTAGGCGGTGTAAATTATGCAGGCTGGGGATATCTGACGAAGAAGCCAAGGACCGAGGAAGAGTGGAACTGGGGCGTAGAGTGCATGAGGGAAGTTGCCGAGTACGCAAAGGAAACCGGAGATGTTACCATCTGTGTGGAATGTGTCAACCGTTTTGAAACACATTTCCTGAATATTGCAGAAGATGCAGTTGCATTCTGTAAGGATGTTGGAACAGGAAATGTCAAGGTTCATCTCGACTGCTTCCACATGATCAGGGAAGAAAAGAGCTTTGCAGGGGCAGTAAAGACCTGCGGCAAAGAATATCTCGGATACATTCATGTCAATGAAAATGACAGAGGTATTCCTGGAACAGGGCTTGTGCCGTTTAAAGAATTTTTCAATGCATTAGTAGAGATCGGGTATGACGGACCTTTGGTGATCGAATCTTTTGATCCGAGCTTTGAAGAACTGTCCGGCAACTGTGCGATCTGGAGAAAATTTGCCGATACCGGAGAAGAACTTGCGATTGAAGGGCTGAAAAATCTGAAAGCCATCGCTGCTGAGATATAG
- the rpiB gene encoding ribose 5-phosphate isomerase B, producing MKISLGCDEAAFDLKEAIKKHLEDAGHEVVDNGVGPGEVELYPDVAVRTCEKVTSNECDRGILVCGTGIGMAMTANKVPGIRAAVCHDPFSTERSILSNDGNVMCMGARVIAPQLALYLLDIWMGLTFKDGPSTEKVERITYYEKQFSK from the coding sequence ATGAAAATTTCTTTAGGATGTGACGAGGCAGCATTTGACTTGAAAGAGGCGATTAAAAAGCATCTGGAAGATGCGGGACATGAAGTGGTAGACAACGGCGTGGGACCGGGGGAAGTGGAACTTTACCCGGATGTGGCAGTGCGTACCTGTGAAAAAGTAACAAGCAACGAATGCGACAGGGGAATTCTTGTATGCGGAACAGGAATCGGTATGGCGATGACAGCCAACAAGGTGCCGGGCATCCGTGCGGCAGTCTGCCACGATCCATTCTCAACAGAGCGCTCTATCCTGAGCAACGACGGAAATGTGATGTGTATGGGAGCAAGAGTCATCGCACCACAGCTGGCATTATATTTACTGGATATCTGGATGGGACTTACCTTCAAAGACGGACCGTCTACCGAGAAAGTAGAACGGATTACATATTACGAAAAACAGTTCAGCAAATAA
- a CDS encoding HAD family hydrolase — MGQYKGIIFDLDGTLLDTIGDLTDSVNEVMEKFGFPLHGPEDYKKKVGNGFKKLVERSLPEDARDEKTIDDAVSAFVEAYDRRYLDKTAPYEGILELLAKLCEKGIALGVNSNKRSDYTSALIKKYFAHIPFVDVYGEREGIPKKPDPAGALKLLELMGLEKEEVLYIGDSNTDMLTGKNAGLDTVGVSWGFRGREELEAYGGTFVVDRPEEILGLLERSEQ, encoded by the coding sequence ATGGGACAATACAAAGGCATAATTTTTGACTTGGACGGGACGCTTCTTGATACGATCGGAGATCTTACAGACTCCGTCAATGAGGTGATGGAGAAGTTTGGATTTCCTCTCCACGGGCCGGAAGACTACAAGAAAAAAGTAGGAAATGGGTTTAAAAAGCTTGTGGAGAGAAGCCTTCCTGAGGATGCCAGGGATGAGAAGACCATTGATGACGCGGTGTCTGCCTTTGTAGAAGCCTATGACCGGAGGTATCTGGATAAGACTGCTCCCTATGAAGGGATTTTGGAACTGCTGGCGAAGCTTTGTGAGAAAGGGATCGCCCTCGGAGTCAATTCCAACAAGAGATCGGACTATACCAGTGCACTGATCAAAAAGTATTTCGCGCATATTCCGTTTGTGGATGTGTACGGAGAAAGAGAGGGAATACCCAAGAAGCCTGATCCGGCAGGGGCGCTGAAGCTTTTGGAGCTTATGGGTCTTGAAAAGGAAGAGGTGCTTTATATCGGGGATTCCAATACGGATATGCTGACAGGAAAAAACGCAGGCCTCGATACGGTCGGCGTTTCCTGGGGATTCAGGGGAAGAGAAGAACTGGAAGCATATGGGGGAACTTTTGTGGTAGACAGGCCGGAGGAAATACTCGGTCTGCTGGAAAGGAGCGAGCAATGA
- a CDS encoding cupin domain-containing protein, translating to MAKLFDIMGKFPFAPDDKKPMLIRKQDYSTALYPPDNAFTSDNTFTMITTDTFMLGIYELGPGGVFAPLDIHPGDESYYILNGPVVQRSGNGQFAYLETGEGLFMPEGAWHCCHNFSDQKARILYFITPKAWSESIPPAVIPTEEETKFYKGPNNDNLPDMRDKIQDISRQGCTDDIGCWPVDPTEARKTGAVYAVRDFEKLNNVHGTTHPMLMRFITSNDYGHFGEMILPAGGYGPRCSDPDTHAGDGALYCVDGPVTVNLVDAQESFVMEPEDTFFLPAGTKYQLVNFEAKPVKVVFAVTEL from the coding sequence ATGGCAAAGTTATTTGATATTATGGGAAAATTCCCTTTTGCACCAGACGACAAGAAACCGATGTTAATCCGCAAGCAGGATTACTCTACAGCACTGTATCCGCCGGATAATGCATTTACATCCGACAATACATTTACAATGATCACAACGGATACCTTCATGCTTGGTATTTATGAGTTGGGACCGGGCGGAGTATTTGCACCACTTGACATTCATCCTGGAGATGAGTCTTACTACATCTTAAACGGACCGGTTGTTCAGAGAAGCGGAAACGGACAGTTTGCTTACTTAGAGACAGGAGAGGGACTGTTTATGCCGGAAGGTGCTTGGCACTGCTGCCATAACTTCTCAGACCAGAAGGCAAGAATCCTTTACTTCATCACTCCAAAAGCATGGAGCGAGTCCATTCCTCCGGCAGTTATCCCGACAGAGGAAGAGACAAAGTTCTACAAAGGACCGAACAATGATAACCTTCCGGATATGAGAGACAAGATCCAGGATATCTCCCGTCAGGGATGCACCGATGATATCGGATGCTGGCCGGTAGATCCGACAGAAGCAAGAAAAACCGGAGCTGTTTACGCAGTGCGTGATTTTGAGAAATTAAACAACGTACACGGAACAACTCATCCGATGCTTATGAGATTTATCACAAGCAACGATTACGGACACTTCGGCGAGATGATCCTTCCGGCAGGAGGATACGGACCGAGATGTTCAGATCCTGACACACATGCAGGAGACGGAGCACTCTACTGTGTTGACGGACCGGTAACCGTAAACCTGGTTGACGCTCAGGAAAGCTTCGTTATGGAACCGGAAGATACGTTCTTCCTTCCTGCAGGAACGAAATATCAGTTAGTGAACTTTGAAGCAAAACCAGTAAAAGTTGTATTTGCAGTAACTGAATTATAA
- a CDS encoding PTS fructose transporter subunit IIC: MRDVVDDIKEAFLTGVSYMLPFVVAGGILVALGFLLGGYDIPNTVEPGRNFASTIFWIGKIGLGTFMVPILGAYVAFSIADKPGICVGMFGGWLATDPWGMGYSSGFIGALIAGIIAGYLVNALKKIPLPNAVRSLLPTLIIPVIGCAGICLLMHYVIGGPLGALTGALTTMLNNLGTGNLVLLGIVQGCMLAFDMGGPCNKVAYAFALACMETGNYAPMAANFVACCAPPLAMAFAMLIAPKKFTKEDRTGIAGCFAGALCMITEFAIPYAAKNLKYIPCFMVGSAVGSVMSYLWGITIRAPHGGVFVVFAMNKVLPFFICLIVAGAVSAALIVLVSKTKTEEELAAE, encoded by the coding sequence ATGAGAGACGTAGTAGATGATATTAAAGAAGCGTTTTTAACCGGTGTTTCCTATATGCTGCCGTTTGTAGTGGCAGGAGGTATTTTAGTAGCTTTAGGGTTCCTGCTGGGAGGATACGATATCCCCAATACAGTAGAACCGGGAAGGAATTTTGCATCAACCATTTTCTGGATTGGTAAGATTGGTCTGGGAACTTTCATGGTGCCGATCTTAGGTGCGTATGTAGCATTCTCAATCGCCGACAAACCGGGAATCTGTGTCGGAATGTTCGGTGGCTGGCTGGCAACTGACCCTTGGGGAATGGGTTATTCCTCAGGATTTATCGGAGCGCTGATTGCAGGTATTATCGCGGGCTATCTTGTAAATGCGTTAAAGAAGATTCCGCTTCCTAATGCAGTGAGATCCCTGCTTCCAACCTTAATTATTCCGGTTATCGGATGTGCGGGCATTTGTTTATTGATGCACTATGTGATTGGAGGACCTTTAGGAGCATTAACAGGAGCGTTGACAACAATGTTAAACAACCTGGGAACAGGAAACCTGGTGCTCTTAGGAATTGTTCAGGGATGTATGCTGGCATTTGACATGGGAGGCCCATGTAACAAAGTTGCTTACGCATTTGCACTGGCATGTATGGAAACAGGAAACTATGCACCGATGGCAGCAAACTTTGTAGCCTGCTGTGCACCACCACTTGCAATGGCATTTGCTATGTTGATTGCACCTAAGAAATTCACTAAGGAAGACAGAACAGGAATCGCAGGATGTTTTGCAGGAGCATTATGCATGATCACAGAGTTTGCGATCCCATATGCTGCAAAGAACTTAAAATACATTCCGTGCTTTATGGTTGGATCCGCAGTCGGATCTGTGATGTCTTACTTATGGGGAATTACAATCCGTGCACCTCACGGCGGAGTCTTCGTAGTATTTGCAATGAACAAAGTGCTTCCATTCTTTATCTGCTTAATTGTGGCAGGAGCTGTTTCAGCTGCACTGATCGTACTTGTTTCTAAAACGAAAACGGAAGAAGAATTAGCAGCAGAGTAA
- a CDS encoding PTS fructose transporter subunit IIB codes for MKVVAVTSCATGIAHTYMAAEAIQKICKQKGYKCKVEKQGALGIEDKLRDRDIKEADLIVFANDVGITKAERFTPYQDKIFQTKPHAVIKDPSIIFSEVEE; via the coding sequence ATGAAAGTTGTAGCAGTGACATCGTGCGCGACAGGGATTGCGCACACCTACATGGCGGCAGAGGCGATTCAAAAGATCTGTAAACAGAAAGGATACAAGTGTAAGGTTGAGAAACAAGGTGCACTTGGAATCGAAGACAAGTTGAGGGACCGTGACATCAAAGAAGCTGACCTGATCGTATTTGCCAATGATGTAGGAATTACAAAGGCAGAACGTTTTACACCATACCAAGACAAGATTTTTCAGACAAAACCACATGCAGTGATCAAAGACCCGAGTATTATTTTTAGTGAAGTAGAAGAGTAG
- a CDS encoding PTS sugar transporter subunit IIA — protein sequence MNSVDLSEVLLDEMVILDREPFKDKDDMFNVMTRQFETAGLVSDAGAFKKALEFRETLGPTYMGNMIAIPHGKCKEVLTPGIGFCRCREPFIYESGGESGEVKYIFVLAISENQENDYHLRVLATLAGFLAHDEFLALLEKAESYDDLIKGIKEL from the coding sequence ATGAACAGTGTGGACTTATCCGAAGTGCTGCTCGATGAGATGGTGATCCTTGATCGGGAACCGTTTAAGGACAAAGATGACATGTTCAATGTAATGACCAGGCAGTTTGAAACGGCAGGGCTCGTTTCAGACGCCGGGGCATTCAAAAAGGCTTTGGAATTTCGGGAGACTTTGGGGCCGACTTACATGGGCAATATGATTGCCATCCCTCACGGGAAATGTAAAGAGGTCCTGACACCCGGAATCGGGTTCTGCAGATGCAGAGAGCCGTTCATTTATGAGTCTGGCGGGGAGTCAGGCGAAGTAAAGTACATCTTTGTTCTGGCGATTTCTGAAAATCAAGAGAATGATTACCATTTAAGAGTGCTGGCAACTTTGGCAGGATTTCTGGCTCACGACGAGTTTTTGGCATTATTAGAAAAGGCTGAAAGTTATGATGACTTGATCAAAGGGATCAAAGAACTCTAG
- a CDS encoding class II fructose-bisphosphate aldolase gives MLVNMKEILEIAEKEQYAIPCINTPNVETIRAVIGAAEELNTPIIIDHAQVHDPLIPIERIGPEMLKYAKAASVPVCVHLDHGSDYDFVLRALKVGFPSIMYDCSALPYEENLKRVKEFVKIAHPAGITVEAELGVMASTAEDTHGEEDAESRVLTNEDIKEFFTEPEEAKAFAEETGCDALAVCFGTMHGIYAEPPVLDIDRVKALRAAIPDTCRVVMHGASGVEFSQVQEAITAGCSKVNYYSYMAKAATKFVADRVAETDGKIAYHELQEEAFEFMKGYAKDVIKAFKNGK, from the coding sequence ATGTTAGTAAACATGAAAGAAATTTTAGAGATCGCAGAGAAGGAGCAGTATGCAATTCCATGTATCAATACTCCGAACGTGGAAACCATCCGTGCAGTCATTGGTGCGGCAGAAGAATTAAACACACCGATCATCATTGACCATGCACAGGTACATGATCCGCTCATTCCGATCGAGAGAATCGGGCCGGAAATGTTAAAATATGCGAAGGCAGCATCTGTACCGGTTTGTGTACATTTAGACCACGGCAGTGACTATGATTTCGTACTGAGAGCTTTAAAAGTTGGATTCCCATCTATCATGTACGACTGCAGCGCACTTCCTTACGAAGAAAACTTAAAGAGAGTAAAAGAATTCGTAAAGATTGCACATCCGGCAGGTATCACAGTAGAGGCTGAGCTTGGAGTTATGGCATCTACAGCGGAAGATACTCATGGAGAAGAGGACGCAGAGAGCCGTGTCCTGACAAACGAAGACATCAAAGAATTCTTCACAGAGCCGGAAGAAGCAAAAGCATTCGCTGAAGAGACAGGATGTGATGCACTGGCTGTATGCTTCGGAACGATGCACGGAATTTACGCAGAGCCGCCGGTACTGGACATTGACAGAGTGAAAGCACTTCGCGCAGCGATTCCGGATACATGCCGTGTCGTAATGCATGGGGCTTCAGGAGTAGAATTCTCTCAGGTACAGGAAGCGATCACAGCAGGATGCTCAAAAGTAAATTACTACTCTTACATGGCAAAGGCAGCAACAAAATTCGTAGCTGACCGTGTTGCTGAGACAGACGGAAAGATTGCATACCATGAATTACAGGAAGAAGCTTTCGAATTCATGAAAGGATATGCAAAAGACGTTATCAAAGCGTTTAAAAACGGGAAATAG
- a CDS encoding BglG family transcription antiterminator, which translates to MNNLQEKVIRRMIDTYGFFTTDELSEMTGVSVSSIKHSLSDISREIEKYEAKLLTAPRKGLCLVATEEQREMILDDLNEYANKDPESFYYRKNYILDTLFYYPAKYTIQLFSEELCVSRNIIQKDLKHIEDYLSEFNLTLTKVRNQGIQIKGDEFDLRQAIVDSENKKYWKHAYIEKLPENLDYRISKRAYTFFTDHYPKENIMKVQDSLRKAEEFLNQIFVDISFCRLTEYLLLTINRIGEGKILQNAGSRKMTKLDTSFLDAARLILDEIIPQDGDMSLEYQFLAAKLMVAKTCGHGIRPKDEKYENIALDYLSIVLAVMKKENVLKNEVLINDISSFLEKITIKRDYKLVEWDDLHRDVQHQLQDVYAACMTYIFDIEGKLSVILTQDEIAWIALLIHNAMMDSREGREAVLLTATDPHTARYQKIKIENAVEGLEIIDSIHIRDFHPETMKGQLLISTVPLKEPRENTIEVTKHIDQADINKIAVSLDELEHDKKMTDALETTKKSFRESLILTDVNVMEKQDVIQLASDLLYEQGFIEKGFSQEVWKRELKRPSTVGRGIVMPHIYKDYVKQSGVAVVRLKYPISWTPNEKVRLMFLIAIDFETSEEILRFFQYFYGMIGNKELIGHLLDAEGPKEFYEILMSEAG; encoded by the coding sequence ATGAATAATTTACAGGAAAAAGTAATACGTAGAATGATTGATACGTATGGTTTTTTCACCACTGATGAACTTTCTGAAATGACAGGAGTTTCTGTCAGCAGCATCAAACACTCTTTAAGCGATATCAGCCGTGAGATAGAGAAGTATGAAGCAAAACTATTGACGGCACCGCGAAAAGGACTGTGTTTGGTCGCAACGGAAGAACAGAGGGAAATGATCCTGGATGACCTCAATGAATATGCCAACAAAGATCCGGAATCATTCTACTACCGAAAGAACTACATATTAGATACGTTATTTTACTATCCGGCCAAATATACGATTCAGCTTTTCTCCGAAGAGCTGTGTGTGAGCAGGAATATCATTCAGAAAGATCTGAAGCATATTGAAGACTATTTAAGTGAGTTTAACCTGACACTTACAAAAGTAAGGAATCAGGGGATTCAGATCAAGGGAGATGAATTTGATCTAAGACAGGCAATTGTGGATTCTGAAAACAAAAAGTATTGGAAACACGCCTATATTGAAAAACTGCCTGAAAACTTAGACTACCGAATCAGCAAACGGGCCTACACCTTTTTTACCGACCATTATCCAAAAGAAAACATTATGAAGGTGCAGGACAGCCTCCGGAAGGCAGAGGAGTTTTTAAATCAAATCTTTGTGGATATCTCTTTTTGCCGGCTGACGGAATATTTATTACTGACAATCAACCGTATCGGGGAAGGGAAAATCCTCCAAAACGCGGGAAGCCGAAAGATGACCAAGTTAGATACTTCTTTCCTCGATGCGGCTCGGTTGATATTAGATGAAATTATTCCTCAAGACGGAGACATGTCATTAGAATACCAGTTTCTGGCCGCTAAGCTGATGGTTGCAAAGACCTGCGGACACGGAATACGCCCTAAGGATGAAAAATATGAGAACATCGCACTGGACTATCTTTCCATTGTTCTGGCCGTGATGAAGAAAGAGAATGTATTAAAGAATGAAGTTCTTATCAATGACATCAGTTCATTTTTAGAAAAGATCACAATCAAACGTGATTACAAATTAGTGGAATGGGACGACCTGCACAGAGATGTGCAGCATCAGCTGCAGGATGTATATGCGGCATGTATGACTTATATTTTTGACATTGAAGGTAAGCTTTCTGTGATATTGACCCAGGACGAGATTGCATGGATCGCACTGCTGATCCACAATGCGATGATGGACAGCAGGGAGGGACGTGAGGCGGTGCTTCTTACTGCCACAGACCCTCACACCGCAAGGTACCAGAAGATTAAGATTGAGAATGCAGTTGAAGGGCTTGAGATTATAGACAGCATTCATATACGGGACTTTCACCCGGAAACAATGAAAGGACAATTATTGATTTCTACGGTTCCCCTAAAGGAGCCGAGGGAAAATACAATCGAAGTGACAAAACATATCGATCAGGCGGATATCAACAAAATCGCCGTGAGTCTGGATGAGCTTGAGCACGACAAAAAAATGACGGATGCGCTGGAGACGACAAAGAAATCTTTCAGAGAATCTTTGATCTTAACCGACGTTAATGTCATGGAAAAACAGGACGTGATACAGCTCGCAAGCGACCTTTTGTATGAACAGGGTTTCATAGAGAAAGGATTCAGCCAGGAAGTGTGGAAACGGGAATTAAAAAGGCCGTCCACCGTCGGGAGGGGCATCGTAATGCCGCATATTTACAAAGATTATGTGAAGCAGAGCGGCGTTGCGGTTGTAAGGCTGAAATATCCGATTTCATGGACACCCAACGAAAAGGTACGGCTGATGTTCCTGATTGCGATTGATTTTGAAACTTCGGAGGAAATTCTAAGGTTTTTCCAGTATTTCTATGGGATGATCGGCAATAAAGAACTGATCGGACATCTTCTGGATGCGGAGGGACCAAAAGAGTTTTATGAAATTTTAATGAGTGAAGCAGGGTAA
- a CDS encoding C40 family peptidase: protein MKAIAKRTAMFAVACLMITGTAAASLPEKEVQAASGYTGYIKSATTSLKRSKSKKSKTLARIKKGKKVTVYYTSGSWRKISYKGKKGFVPKKRVKISTKAPKLKGSKKTKGKTVASFAKRFVGNPYRWGGTNLNTGADCSGFTKAVYRSFGYNIPRTSSSQRRAGKKVSYKKEQPGDLICYSGHVAIYIGGGKIVHASSRKTGIKISPKANYRKVVSVRRIVR from the coding sequence ATGAAAGCAATCGCAAAGAGAACCGCAATGTTTGCAGTTGCATGTTTAATGATAACAGGTACGGCGGCAGCATCACTTCCGGAAAAAGAAGTGCAGGCAGCCTCGGGTTATACCGGATATATTAAAAGTGCGACTACAAGTTTAAAAAGGAGCAAATCAAAAAAGTCAAAGACATTGGCCAGAATCAAAAAGGGAAAGAAAGTCACCGTTTATTATACAAGCGGTAGCTGGAGGAAGATTTCCTATAAGGGAAAGAAAGGATTTGTCCCGAAAAAACGTGTAAAGATAAGCACAAAAGCACCGAAGCTCAAGGGAAGCAAAAAAACAAAAGGAAAGACAGTGGCAAGTTTCGCCAAAAGGTTTGTAGGAAATCCTTACCGCTGGGGCGGAACAAATTTAAATACAGGAGCAGACTGCTCCGGCTTTACAAAAGCCGTCTACCGTTCTTTTGGATATAATATCCCGAGAACTTCCTCCTCTCAGAGAAGAGCGGGGAAAAAGGTTTCTTATAAGAAGGAACAGCCGGGAGATCTGATCTGCTACAGCGGACATGTAGCCATCTATATCGGAGGCGGAAAGATCGTACATGCAAGTTCCAGAAAGACCGGCATCAAGATCTCACCAAAAGCGAATTACAGGAAAGTCGTCTCTGTACGGCGGATTGTAAGATAA